TGAGCAGTGCCTGGAACACGAGCGCCAGCACTTCGTCCGAGCCGTTGCCCGCAAACACCTGTTCCGCGCGGATGCCGTGGTATGCGGCAACCGTTTCGCGGAGCTTTTGCGCCGTCGGATCGGGATAGCGTCGCAGCGATTCGGCCGCGTTGCCCAGTTCCTGCCGGATCGCCTCGAGCACCCGCGGCGACGGCGGATACGGATTCTCGTTGGTATTCAGCTTGACCGGATGCGCGACCACGGGCTGTTCGCCCGGCACATACGGTGTCAGACGATGAACGATGTCACTCCAATAGCGGCTCAAACGATTCTCCTATGTCGACCGGAGTTAGCGCTTCAGCGCTTACTCCGGTCCCATGCAAGGCGGTCGATCGGAGTTAGCGCTTCAGCGCCTACTCCGGTCCCATGCAAGATAGTTGCGGTCGAAAGGCGGTACGGCAAACCAGGTTCCAGCCGGGCAATCTACTGATTCCGATGCAGTTGCATCATCGCGCGTTCCAACTCGCCCTTGATGATTTGCGGCATGACGGCGAGCCCGCGCTCGATCGATGCATCGATCACGTCCTGCTCTTCCCGGCGCGGCGGTTTCAGCACGTAGTTGGCGACGTCGGGCTTGGCACCGGCGCGCGCGCTCTCGGGAATCAGGTCCCGCGGGTGGCCGATGCCGATCCGCAGCCGCCAATACTGCTGCGACGACAGATGCGCGGTGATGTCCTTCAGCCCATTATGGCCGCCGCTGCCGCCGCCGAGCTTCAGCTTGACGCTGCCGGGCGGCATGTCGAGCTCGTCGTGCGCGACCAGGATTTCGTCGGGGAGAATCTTGAAGAACTGCGCGACCGCCACGACCGATTGGCCCGAACGGTTCATATACGTCTGCGGTTCCAGCAGATGCACTTCCTCGCCGTGAAGCCGCGCTTTGGCATAGAAGCCGTGGAAACGCCGCTCGTCGCGCAGCGTCGTGCCTGCTTCGCGCGCCAGTTGATCGACCAGCCAGAAGCCGGCGTTGTGGCGCGTCGCGGTGTATTCGGCGCCCGGATTGCCGAGGCCGACGATCAGCTTGATCATGATTGCGTAGGTCCATCTGGCCCGGAAGCTGAACGCAGCCGAGCCGAAAAAAACCGAAAAAAAACCCGCCGGGGCGAACCTCGGCGGGTCACATCGACCGTTTCATTGAAACGGATCGAGAGGATTTCTTGCTCTTTGCCTGAGGCGCCCTTAAGCAGCCGGCGTTTCGCCTTCGCTTGCAGCAGCAGCAGCGTCGCCTTCAGCGATTGCGCCAGCCGGGATCGTTGCAGCAGCGACCACCGGGTTTTCTGCTTCAACGTGAGCAACCAGCGACACACCTGCCGGCAGCTTGATGTCCTTAGCGTGGACCGAGTGACCTGCTTCGATCGTCGCCAGATCAACTTCGAGGAATTCCGGCAGTGCCGACGGCAGGCACTCGATTTCGATTTCGTTGATGACGTGCGAGATCACCGCGCTCGACAGCTTCACTGCCGGGTTCGATTCCTGGTTCATGAAGTGCAGCGGCACCTTGGTGTGCAGCTTCTTCTTCGCGTCGACACGTTGGAAGTCCACGTGCAGCACGATCTGACGGAACGGGTGGTATTGCACGTCGCGCAGCAGAACCTGTTGCGACTTGCCTGCCACTTCCAGGTCGAGAATCGACGAGTGGAAAACTTCTTTCTTCAGCGCGTGCCACAGCGCGTTGTGGTCCAGTTCGACCAATTGCGTTTCAGCACCAGCGCCATATACGATGCCCGGGGTCTTGCCCGAGTTACGCAGGCGGCGGCTCGCACCCGTACCTTGCAAAGAACGCTCGAAAGCGACTACTTTCATTTTGAATCTCCAATGCACTGCCCGCGACCAAGCAGTAAAAACGGGGCCTCCAAGCCAGATGGCTGAGGCCCCAGAGCTGCGGCACGAACCTTCGTTCGTTCATGCCGATTGTGCAAAAGCGCAGCGTACCGCATGGTGCGGCGCGCTGCGCCTTCGCAAATACTTAACTTTCAGCGAACAGCGACATGACCGAATCGCCGCGGCGAATCCGCGAGAACGTTTCGGCAAGCAGGCCGGCGCTGGTCAACGAACGGATCTTCGCGCACGAGCGGGCTTCGTCACCGAGCGGGATCGTGTCCGTCACAACGAGTGCGTCGAGTGCGGAAGCGGCGATACGCTCGCCTGCGCCGCCCGACAGAACCGGGTGCGTAGCGTAGGCGAACACCTGCTTCGCGCCGCGCTCTTTCAGAACCTGAGCGGCCTTGCAGAGCGTGCCGGCGGTGTCGACCATGTCGTCCATGATCACGCAGGTACGGCCTTCGACTTCACCGATGATGTTCATCACTTCGGCAACGTTCGCCTTCGGGCGGCGTTTGTCGATGATCGCGAGATCGCAATTCAACTGCTTGGCCAATGCCCGGGCACGCACCACGCCGCCGACGTCCGGCGAAACGACCAGCAGGTTCTCGTAGTTCTGCTTGCGCAGATCGCCGAGCAGCACGGGCGTAGCGTAGATATTGTCGACCGGAATGTCGAAGAAGCCTTGAATCTGGTCGGCGTGCAGATCCATCGTGATGATCCGCTCGACGCCGGCGATTTCCAGCATGTTCGCCACGATCTTCGCCGAGATGGCGACGCGCGCGGAACGCGGGCGACGATCTTGACGGGCATAACCGAAGTAGGGGATGGCTGCGGTGATCCGGCCGGCGGATGCGCGCTTGAGCGCATCGACCATGATCATCAGTTCCATCAGATTGTCGTTCGCCGGTGCGCACGTGGACTGCAGGACGAAGACATCCTTGCCACGCACGTTTTCCTGAATCTCGACCTGGATTTCACCGTCCGAGAAACGGCTAACCATTGCTTTGCCGAGGGGAATACCGAGGATTTTGACGACTTCCTGTGCAAGCGCGGGATTTGCGTTGCCAGTAAAAACCATCAGGCCGTCATGGCTGCTCATCGTGCACCTACTTCAGGCTGGGGGCGAGGGAAATGCGAGAATTTTTGGCAGGGGAGGAAGGAGTCGAACCTTCGAATGCCGGAATCAAAATCCGGTGCCTTAACCAACTTGGCGACTCCCCTACACTAACTTTGAGCTTCACCGAACGAGGAGCGTTCGACGACGCAAAACTTATGACGCGAAAGTAAAGAGTGGATGCTGATCGAGACTTGCGGTCACTGCGCTATTCCATTCGGCTGGCAGTTTGGCTTGCACCGCTTCTGCTTCAGCTTTACTACGAAACGCGGCAAAAACACTTGCACCTGATCCCGACATCCGCGCTGGCGCGACGTTTTCAAACCATCGCAACACTTGCGCTACTTCCGCGTATTTTCCTACGACAACCTGCTGCATGTCATTGCGGCCGAAACTTTCTGGCCATTCAGTGTTGCAACTAAGTTCTGCAGGAAAGTCCGTAATTGTGAGGGGTTTTGAATCTCTTGTCAACGCTTTTTCAGAAAAAACCGCTGCAGTCGGAACATGAACCCTCGGCGTCACTACTAGGAAATGGCGCGGCGGCAATTGTACAACGTCTAAAGCTTCTCCGACACCCTGGGCGAACGCATTTTTTCCGAAAACAAAAAACGGCACATCCGCGCCAAGTTTCAATGCAAGCGCCTGCAGTTCGAGGCGCGGCAGATTGAGCTTCCACAGACGGTTCAGCGCGAGCAGCGTGGTCGCTGCATCAGAGCTGCCGCCGCCGAGGCCGGCGCCCATCGGCAGACGCTTGTCGATTTCGATATCGACGCCTTCAGGCGAGCCCGTATGCGTTTTGAGCAGCGTCGCGGCGCGCACGGTCAGGTCGTGTTCCGGCGGCACGTCGGCGATCTCTGTGCTGCGCGTGATGAGTCCGTCGTCGCGTCGCGTGAAGTGCAGCGTGTCGCCCCAGTCGAGCAACTGGAAGACCGTTTGCAGCGTGTGATAGCCGTCCGGCCGACGGCCGGTAATGTGCAGGAAGAGGTTGAGTTTCGCTGGCGCGAGGCAATCGCGCAGCGAATCGGTCGTTTCAATCATGAGTCGAGGCTACATGCGCCAAATGGCGCCGAAGAAGCGGCAAGGTCGCGCGAAAAAGTGCGTGAAGCGGCGCGGGCTACTGATCCAGCACGAGCTTGATGTCGAGCGGCGGATCCGAGCGGGTCAGGTTGAGGCGCTTCACGCCGGTGGCCGGCGCGTCGGCATAAGCCAGATAGTCGATCGTCCAGCCGTCCTGCGTGATCTGCTTCAGCCGCGATGGTTGCTCGGGATCCTTCTCCGTTTTGGCGCGCGAAGTGGGTGCCGGCGACGGTTGCAGCCAATAGCGCAGCCCTTCGACCGGCAGCGTGAAGCCGAGCGCGTTTTGCATCAGCGTGGAGACGTTATCCGCGGTGAGCGGCTGGCGATTCGGCAGTTCCAGCGTGGCCGAACCCGGCGAGGACGTCACCACCGCAAGCGTCTGGCCGAGCGGATTGCGCAACTGCAGGGTCACGGTGTCGCCGGTTTCCTGCCACGTGAAGTTGCCGTAAGCGTTGCGCTGCTGGCCGTTCTGATCGTTGTACTGGACCGCGAAACGGCCCTGGTAAGCACGGCTCGTCTGCGTGGTGACGGAGGTCGCGGCATTCGACGTGGACGGCCCTTGCGGTTTGACCGACGCGCAACCGGCCAGTGCGACGACCGCTGCCGCTGCTGCAGCGAAAGCGAGCGCCGCGCCACGCGGCGCCCGGGGAAAGGAAATCAAACGGGAAAGACGCATCAAAGATCGTTCACCTGAAGACGTTGGAGCGTTTTGACAAGCGTGTCGTTGTCCGGTTCGAGTTTGCGCGCATCGCGGAAAGCGGCGCGTGCCTGATCCTGATTGCCGGTTTTCCACAACACTTCGCCGAGGTGCGCGCCGATTTCGGCGTTCGGCTGCATGTCGTACGCCTTGCGCAGCAGCTTGATTGCGTCCGACGTGTCGCCCAGCCGGTATTTGACCCAGCCGACGCTGTCCATGATGAACGCGTCGTTCGGCGCCAATGAGGATGCCTTCTCGACCAGCTTGTCCGCTTCGGCGAGGCGCTGATTGCGATCGGCCAGCGAGTAGCCGAGCGCGTTATACGCTTGCGGGTTGTCGGGCTGCGTCTGGATCAGCTTGCGCAACTGCGCTTCCATGACCTCGTAATGGCCGGTTTTTTCGGCGGCCATCGCGTAGTCGTAGGTCAGATCGGGGTCGTCGGGGAACTGCGCCGTGGCTTGTTGCAGGCGCGTTTCCGCGTCGGGGTAGCGCTTGGCGTCGAACAGGATCGCCGCGTCGGTGCGGAGGATCAGCGCCTGGTCGCGCGGGTCCGGCGCCGGCAGGTTGGCCAGCAGGTTGCGCGCGTCGTCGGTCTTGCCCTGCTTGGCGAGCAATTGCGCGCGCGTGATCTGCGCCGGCACATATTGCTGGCTCGACGGCGAGATCTTGTTCAGCCAGTCGCTCGCGGCCGCTTCGTTTTTCTGTTCGAGCGACAGCTGCGCAAGGTAGATATACGCCTGGCCCGGATCGGCGCCCGGCGTTTTTTCGGCTTGCTGGGCGTACTGGGTCAGGTAGGTTTGCGCCTCGTTGAAATTCTTCTGCTGGATCTTGATCAGCGCGAGCGCCATGAGCGGCGTCAGCTCGTTCGCGTTGTTCTTGTGCATGATCTCGAATTGCTTCTGCGCGTCGTCCAGACGGTCGCTCGCGAGATACATCTGCGCGAGCGCGAGACGCGCGTCATGCGATTTCGGATTCTGCTGCACGTACTTTTCGAGCGAAGCGATGCCTTCCTTGCGCTCTTCCGGGCCCATTTGCGACAGCGTCAGCGCTGCCGGCAGATAGTCGGGCTTGAGCGTGAGTGCCTGTTCGAGCGATTTGCGCGCGCCCGGCGCGTCGTCCGACACTAGCTGCTGGCGTGCAATGGCCAGTTGCGCTTCGGGCCGGGTCATGTCGTTCTTGAGCAGATCCTGCAGCACGTGCAGGCCGCCGATCCGGTTCGGGCCGCGCGAGAGCAGCAACTGCAGCGCCAGAATCGCGCTGCCGCGATTGTCGGCGGGTACCCGTGCGAGTTCGCGGGCGAGGATCGGCGCCGCGTCGTCAGGTTTGCCGGACAACACGAGCAGCGATGCGTCGAGTTGAGCGGCGCGTTCCGAGTTCGGCGCATACTGCTGCCACAATTGCGCGGCGGCCAAAGCGTCCGACGGGCTCTGCGCGGCCAGCGCGATTTCGGTGGCGCGTTGCGCCATGCGGGGATCGTGCGTGTCGCGCGCGAGCGCGAGGTAGGTTTGATAGGCGGGCGCCGGCTGGTCGCGCTGCAGCGCGACTTCGGCGGCGAGCACCTGGAATACGATCTGGCTCGTCAGCGCCACGCCGGGCAGGGACTTTTGATCTTCCGCCGAGGCCGGGCCGAGCGGGTCCGGCAAGGTGACCGAGGTGTCGTCCGAGTCCGGCGATGGGTCCTGCGCGTGGACGGGCACGGCAGCCAGCGCCCAGACTGCAAGCGCTGCCGCACCGAGCATCCGGCGAGCGGACACGGCGTGCGGTACGCGGAGTGCGCTAGCCGGGCGCTTCAAAAACAGCTTCACGAAGGACAAGTTCATGGAAATCCGTTCAATGTTTCGGACGATTGTAACGCGCTCGCTACAATACGCGCACAACCACTCACGCAAGTTGCAGACCAGTTAGACATGCCAGAGTTGCCAGAAGTTGAGGTTACCCGACGGGGAATCGAACCGTACGTGTCCGGACGCAAGGTTGAACGCGTCGATGTGCGTACGCCCGCATTGCGCTGGCCGATCCCGGCCGACCTTGCGAAAACCTTGCGCGGCCACGTGGTGCGCAAGGTCGAGCGGCGCGGCAAGTATCTGTTGTTCGAGATCGACGCGGGCTGGTTCATCGTGCATCTTGGCATGACTGGGACGCTGCGGGTGCTGCGCCACGTGCCGCATCCGCCGGCCGCGGCGAAACACGATCACATCGACTGGATCTTCGACGAGTTCATTTTGCGCTATCGCGATCCGCGGCGCTTCGGAGCGGTGCTGTGGCACCCGCGCGAAGCCGGCGACGTGCTCGAACATCCCTTGCTCGCGAGCCTCGGCGTCGAACCGTTTTCGCCCGCGTTCTCCGGCGCGCTGATGCACCGGCTCACGCGCGGGCGCAAAGTCTCGGTGAAGCAGGCGCTGCTGGCCGGTGAAATCGTGGTCGGAGTGGGCAATATCTACGCATCGGAGAGCCTGTTTCGCGCCGGCATCCGACCGACCACCGCGGCGGGGCGCGTCTCGCTAGTGCGCTACGATCTGCTGGCGGACGCCGTGCGCGTGACGCTCGCCGCCGCCATCGAGAAGGGCGGCAGCACGCTGCGCGACTTCGTCGGCAGCAATGGCGAAAGCGGATACTTCCAGCTCGACTATTTCGTCTATGATCGCGCCGGGCTGCCATGCCGCGTGTGTGGAACGCCGATCAAACAGATCGTGCAAGGGCAGCGTTCAACGTATTTCTGTCCCACCTGCCAGCGCTAAATCGTCGATGCCTTCTCGCTTAACTCCGCGTTCAACCTCGTCCGCCGCGCCACAAGCGCCTGCTTTTCCAGTCATGTCGGATTTTTCCGCGCGACTGATCGCGTGGCAGCGTCTGCATGGCCGGCATGATTTACCGTGGCAGAACACGCGCGATCCGTATCGCATCTGGTTGTCGGAAATCATGCTGCAGCAGACGCAGGTGTCGACGGTGATTCCGTACTATGCGAAATTTCTCGCGCGTTTTCCGACCGTTGCCACGCTCGCCGCCGCGCCGTCTGACGACGTGATGGCATTGTGGGCTGGCCTTGGCTATTACACACGTGCACGCAATCTGCATCGCTGCGCGCAAGTCGTGATCGAGCAGCATGGCGGCGCGTTTCCGGCATCGGTCGAGGAACTGGCGGAATTGCCGGGCATTGGCCGTTCGACGGCGGCGGCGATCGCGTCCTTCGCGTTCGGCGCGCGCGCGACGATTCTCGACGGCAACGTGAAGCGCGTGCTGGCGCGCGTGTTCGGCGTCGAAGGTTTCCCCGGCGAAAAGAAAGTCGAAAACGCGATGTGGACGCTGGCGGAATCGCTGCTTCCGTCGAACGCGTCGGATGCCGACGTCAGCGCGTACACGCAAGGCTTGATGGATCTCGGCGCGACGCTGTGCGTGCGCGGCAAGCCCGACTGCCTGCGCTGTCCGTTCGCCGCCGACTGCGTCGCCAACGTGACCGGACGTCAGCGCGTACTGCCCACGGCGCGTCCGAAAAAGACCGTGCCGACGCGCCGCACATGGATGCTGGTGCTCCGCGACGGCAACGCGGTGATGCTGGAGAAGCGCCCGCCGTCCGGTATCTGGGGCGGCTTGTGGAGCCTGCCCGAAGCCGCCGACGAAGCCGCGCTCGCCGAGCGTGCGCGCGCCTTCGGTGGCGACGGTGCGGTCTCGCCGCTGGCGCCGCTCACGCATGTGTTCACGCATTTCAAACTGGATATCGAGCCGCGGCTCGCGGAACTGGATCGTGGAATCGGTGCTTTGGCCGCGCTGGGCGACGCCGACACCGCGTGGGTCGCGCTCAGCGATCTCGACTCGTTCGGTGTGCCGGCGCCCGTGCGCAAACTGCTGGACGGGTTGCAGGGCACGCTGATCTGATCAATCCGCCAAGAGGGCGGCGGCCGCCTTCAAAGCAATTGATGCTGCTGCATGTAGTGATGAACCACATCGATCCGCGCGCCGGCGTCCTGCAATTCCATCAGTTTCTGGCGAGCACGCAGCGCGATCGGCAGCACTTCGGCAAGACGGTTGGACACCCATGACGGATCTTCGAGTCTGAACGGTTCCGCGAACGGCAGGCTGTCCGGATCGCGCTCGCGGATCGTCGCGATGATCCGTTCGAGCACTTCCGCGCATGCGCCGAATTTGGCCAATTGCTCGTTGCCTTCGAGCGGCATGTCCTCGCCGAGCGGCTCCGCCATGCCGACCAGCAAACCGCTCGATTCGACGCGATGCGACAGCAGGCGAAAACGCCGCGTGCCGCGTGCGCGAATCAGCAGCATGCCGAAGGCTTCGACATCGCACTCGTCGATTTCAGCGAGACAACCGATTGCTTCGGGCACCGAAGGCTCTTCTTCGCGCGCCACTTCCGCGCCGCTTTTCAGCAGACACACGCCGAACGGCGTTTTCTCACGCAGACAATCGCGCGCCATGTCGAGGTAGCGCGCTTCGAAAATCTTCAGCGGCAGCAGTCCATCGGGAAACAGCACCGTATGCAGCGGAAACAGCGGCACATCGGCAAGCACAGTAGATGAAGACATGGCGCAACGCTTCGAGTTGAGGCCGCGCGATGCGGCCGGTTAAGCCACTAACTTCGATGATTCGCCGGCTTCGACCGGCGCATCGCGGTGCCGCACAATGACATTCGCCGACGATGCAAGACGCGCGGCGAGCGTCTCCGCAATGAACACCGAACGGTGCTGGCCTCCCGTGCAACCGATCGCGACGGTCAGATAACTGCGGTTGTCGTCGCGGAAATGCGGAAGCCACTTGGCGAGAAATTTCTGGATGTCGTCGATCATTTCATGCACGACCGGCAGCGCATCGAGAAAGTCGATCACCGGTTTGTCGAGGCCCGTGAGCGGCCTCAATTCATGATCGTAGTACGGGTTCGGCAAGGTGCGGACGTCGAACACGAAATCCGCGTCGAGCGGCACACCGCGCTTGAAACCGAACGACTCGAACATCAGCACGAGCCCCGAATCCTTCTGCTCGATGAAGCGTTTGACCCACGCGCGCAGCACGTTCGCGCGCAGATTGCTGGTGTCGATCTGATGGCCGAATTCGGCCAGCCCGGCCACGAGTTCACGTTCGCGTTCGATCGCTTCGGCGAGCGAGGTGAGCAGGCCGACGTCGGCGTCGTGCGAAGTGGAACCGGACAGCGGGTGGCGGCGGCGCGTTTCGGAGAAGCGTTGAATCAGCGACTGCGTGCTTGCGTTCAGGAATAGCACGCGCACGTCGTGGGCACGCGACAGGTCGCGGATCATGGCGGGCATTTCGTCGAGCGAGGCGCTCGAGCGCGCGTCGATCGCGACCGCGAGGCGGTCTTGCCCGTCCTC
The nucleotide sequence above comes from Paraburkholderia aromaticivorans. Encoded proteins:
- the pth gene encoding aminoacyl-tRNA hydrolase is translated as MIKLIVGLGNPGAEYTATRHNAGFWLVDQLAREAGTTLRDERRFHGFYAKARLHGEEVHLLEPQTYMNRSGQSVVAVAQFFKILPDEILVAHDELDMPPGSVKLKLGGGSGGHNGLKDITAHLSSQQYWRLRIGIGHPRDLIPESARAGAKPDVANYVLKPPRREEQDVIDASIERGLAVMPQIIKGELERAMMQLHRNQ
- a CDS encoding 50S ribosomal protein L25/general stress protein Ctc, coding for MKVVAFERSLQGTGASRRLRNSGKTPGIVYGAGAETQLVELDHNALWHALKKEVFHSSILDLEVAGKSQQVLLRDVQYHPFRQIVLHVDFQRVDAKKKLHTKVPLHFMNQESNPAVKLSSAVISHVINEIEIECLPSALPEFLEVDLATIEAGHSVHAKDIKLPAGVSLVAHVEAENPVVAAATIPAGAIAEGDAAAAASEGETPAA
- a CDS encoding ribose-phosphate pyrophosphokinase, with protein sequence MSSHDGLMVFTGNANPALAQEVVKILGIPLGKAMVSRFSDGEIQVEIQENVRGKDVFVLQSTCAPANDNLMELMIMVDALKRASAGRITAAIPYFGYARQDRRPRSARVAISAKIVANMLEIAGVERIITMDLHADQIQGFFDIPVDNIYATPVLLGDLRKQNYENLLVVSPDVGGVVRARALAKQLNCDLAIIDKRRPKANVAEVMNIIGEVEGRTCVIMDDMVDTAGTLCKAAQVLKERGAKQVFAYATHPVLSGGAGERIAASALDALVVTDTIPLGDEARSCAKIRSLTSAGLLAETFSRIRRGDSVMSLFAES
- the ispE gene encoding 4-(cytidine 5'-diphospho)-2-C-methyl-D-erythritol kinase; protein product: MIETTDSLRDCLAPAKLNLFLHITGRRPDGYHTLQTVFQLLDWGDTLHFTRRDDGLITRSTEIADVPPEHDLTVRAATLLKTHTGSPEGVDIEIDKRLPMGAGLGGGSSDAATTLLALNRLWKLNLPRLELQALALKLGADVPFFVFGKNAFAQGVGEALDVVQLPPRHFLVVTPRVHVPTAAVFSEKALTRDSKPLTITDFPAELSCNTEWPESFGRNDMQQVVVGKYAEVAQVLRWFENVAPARMSGSGASVFAAFRSKAEAEAVQAKLPAEWNSAVTASLDQHPLFTFAS
- the lolB gene encoding lipoprotein insertase outer membrane protein LolB, whose amino-acid sequence is MRLSRLISFPRAPRGAALAFAAAAAAVVALAGCASVKPQGPSTSNAATSVTTQTSRAYQGRFAVQYNDQNGQQRNAYGNFTWQETGDTVTLQLRNPLGQTLAVVTSSPGSATLELPNRQPLTADNVSTLMQNALGFTLPVEGLRYWLQPSPAPTSRAKTEKDPEQPSRLKQITQDGWTIDYLAYADAPATGVKRLNLTRSDPPLDIKLVLDQ
- a CDS encoding tetratricopeptide repeat protein gives rise to the protein MNLSFVKLFLKRPASALRVPHAVSARRMLGAAALAVWALAAVPVHAQDPSPDSDDTSVTLPDPLGPASAEDQKSLPGVALTSQIVFQVLAAEVALQRDQPAPAYQTYLALARDTHDPRMAQRATEIALAAQSPSDALAAAQLWQQYAPNSERAAQLDASLLVLSGKPDDAAPILARELARVPADNRGSAILALQLLLSRGPNRIGGLHVLQDLLKNDMTRPEAQLAIARQQLVSDDAPGARKSLEQALTLKPDYLPAALTLSQMGPEERKEGIASLEKYVQQNPKSHDARLALAQMYLASDRLDDAQKQFEIMHKNNANELTPLMALALIKIQQKNFNEAQTYLTQYAQQAEKTPGADPGQAYIYLAQLSLEQKNEAAASDWLNKISPSSQQYVPAQITRAQLLAKQGKTDDARNLLANLPAPDPRDQALILRTDAAILFDAKRYPDAETRLQQATAQFPDDPDLTYDYAMAAEKTGHYEVMEAQLRKLIQTQPDNPQAYNALGYSLADRNQRLAEADKLVEKASSLAPNDAFIMDSVGWVKYRLGDTSDAIKLLRKAYDMQPNAEIGAHLGEVLWKTGNQDQARAAFRDARKLEPDNDTLVKTLQRLQVNDL
- the mutM gene encoding bifunctional DNA-formamidopyrimidine glycosylase/DNA-(apurinic or apyrimidinic site) lyase, translating into MPELPEVEVTRRGIEPYVSGRKVERVDVRTPALRWPIPADLAKTLRGHVVRKVERRGKYLLFEIDAGWFIVHLGMTGTLRVLRHVPHPPAAAKHDHIDWIFDEFILRYRDPRRFGAVLWHPREAGDVLEHPLLASLGVEPFSPAFSGALMHRLTRGRKVSVKQALLAGEIVVGVGNIYASESLFRAGIRPTTAAGRVSLVRYDLLADAVRVTLAAAIEKGGSTLRDFVGSNGESGYFQLDYFVYDRAGLPCRVCGTPIKQIVQGQRSTYFCPTCQR
- the mutY gene encoding A/G-specific adenine glycosylase, which produces MPSRLTPRSTSSAAPQAPAFPVMSDFSARLIAWQRLHGRHDLPWQNTRDPYRIWLSEIMLQQTQVSTVIPYYAKFLARFPTVATLAAAPSDDVMALWAGLGYYTRARNLHRCAQVVIEQHGGAFPASVEELAELPGIGRSTAAAIASFAFGARATILDGNVKRVLARVFGVEGFPGEKKVENAMWTLAESLLPSNASDADVSAYTQGLMDLGATLCVRGKPDCLRCPFAADCVANVTGRQRVLPTARPKKTVPTRRTWMLVLRDGNAVMLEKRPPSGIWGGLWSLPEAADEAALAERARAFGGDGAVSPLAPLTHVFTHFKLDIEPRLAELDRGIGALAALGDADTAWVALSDLDSFGVPAPVRKLLDGLQGTLI
- a CDS encoding LON peptidase substrate-binding domain-containing protein, with the translated sequence MSSSTVLADVPLFPLHTVLFPDGLLPLKIFEARYLDMARDCLREKTPFGVCLLKSGAEVAREEEPSVPEAIGCLAEIDECDVEAFGMLLIRARGTRRFRLLSHRVESSGLLVGMAEPLGEDMPLEGNEQLAKFGACAEVLERIIATIRERDPDSLPFAEPFRLEDPSWVSNRLAEVLPIALRARQKLMELQDAGARIDVVHHYMQQHQLL
- the rapZ gene encoding RNase adapter RapZ, whose translation is MRIILITGISGSGKSVALNALEDAGYYCVDNLPPRFLPQLASYLAEDGQDRLAVAIDARSSASLDEMPAMIRDLSRAHDVRVLFLNASTQSLIQRFSETRRRHPLSGSTSHDADVGLLTSLAEAIERERELVAGLAEFGHQIDTSNLRANVLRAWVKRFIEQKDSGLVLMFESFGFKRGVPLDADFVFDVRTLPNPYYDHELRPLTGLDKPVIDFLDALPVVHEMIDDIQKFLAKWLPHFRDDNRSYLTVAIGCTGGQHRSVFIAETLAARLASSANVIVRHRDAPVEAGESSKLVA